The following coding sequences lie in one Cydia fagiglandana chromosome 27, ilCydFagi1.1, whole genome shotgun sequence genomic window:
- the LOC134677983 gene encoding putative fatty acyl-CoA reductase CG8306, giving the protein MADSQVRAFYAGKNFFITGGTGFVGLCLLERILRSLPDAGKVYLLMRPKKGKKIEERLEEFPKNPIFETLLQTNTPEILKKLVPIAGDVGEPNLGLSAEDRQLLVENVNVIIHSAATLDFEEGLKPTVRINVLGTRRVMELAGQAKNLKVMIHVSSAYVNSYLHEAREKLYDAPEDVEQVIALVDTLSDEALAVVEPKLLKTHPNTYTFTKHLAEHEVAKYADKFPCTIVRPSMIVAAWKEPVPGWTCSKVGPQGFLMGASKGVVRRLPLAVNNIADYIPVDVVVNELLVAGYQSAKSNTGLLAIYHCTSSTQKPYRWAMLEDTINETLHKYPLKSAVWYPHLKFVNSLLLFRISAIFVHFIPAILLDMLLRVTGGRPILFRLHKNVWNSLNRLEKFIFTEWKFHNTNSIELAGKMNSTDSKMFYIDISDIEWRAYFTALHLGVRRYLNREKESTLEAARGKDTLLLVFHVIWQLLVIYLFWYLLACLTGLTMTQSAWCVPALYILYSYL; this is encoded by the exons atggccgacTCGCAAGTGCGCGCGTTCTACGCCGGTAAAAACTTCTTCATCACCGGCGGCACTGGTTTCGTAGGGCTGTGCCTGCTGGAGAGGATCCTGAGGAGTTTACCTGACGCTGGCAAGGTGTACCTGCTGATGCGGCCGAAGAAGGGGAAGAAGATTGAGGAGCGGCTTGAGGAGTTTCCCAAGAATCCG ATCTTCGAAACTCTCCTCCAGACCAACACGCCCGAGATCTTAAAAAAACTGGTCCCCATAGCCGGCGACGTCGGGGAACCGAACCTGGGACTCAGCGCTGAAGACCGCCAGCTGCTGGTGGAGAATGTCAACGTCATCATCCATTCGGCTGCTACATTGGATTTTGAGGAGGGCTTGAAGCCGACAGTAAGGATTAATGTGCTTGGGACGAGGAGAGTTATGGAGTTGGCTGGGCAGGCTAAAAATTTGAAG GTCATGATCCACGTATCATCAGCGTACGTCAACTCCTATCTCCACGAGGCCCGAGAAAAGCTCTACGATGCACCAGAAGACGTCGAACAAGTCATAGCATTAGTCGACACCCTTTCTGACGAAGCCCTCGCAGTTGTTGAACCAAAACTGTTGAAGACACATCCAAATACTTACACATTCACTAAGCATTTAGCTGAGCATGAGGTCGCGAAGTATGCTGATAAATTCCCGTGTACTATAGTCAGACCTAGCATGATTGTCGCTGCTTGGAAAGAGCCAGTTCCTGGTTGGACTTGTTCCAAAGTTGGGCCTCAAGGTTTCTTAATGGGTGCCTCTAAAGGCGTAGTCCGAAGACTGCCTTTAGCTGTAAATAATATTGCTGATTATATTCCTGTAGATGTCGTGGTTAACGAATTATTGGTAGCCGGTTATCAATCCGCAAAATCTAATACAGGTCTGCTTGCTATATACCATTGTACTTCATCAACTCAAAAGCCGTATCGCTGGGCGATGCTTGAAGATACTATTAATGAAACTTTACATAAATACCCGTTGAAAAGCGCCGTTTGGTATCCGCATCTCAAATTCGTAAATTCCCTGTTACTCTTCAGAATTTCCGCCATCTTCGTTCATTTTATCCCAGCTATTCTCCTAGATATGCTTTTACGTGTAACTGGGGGTCGTCCTATCCTATTTAGATTACACAAAAATGTCTGGAACTCGCTAAACAGACTTGAAAAGTTCATCTTCACTGAATGGAAATTCCATAATACTAATTCTATCGAGCTAGCAGGTAAAATGAATAGCACTGACAGTAAGATGTTCTATATAGATATATCTGATATCGAATGGAGGGCTTACTTCACTGCTTTGCATTTAGGAGTAAGAAGATACCTGAATCGTGAGAAAGAATCCACCTTAGAGGCAGCGAGAGGAAAAGATACTTTGTTGCTGGTCTTTCATGTTATTTGGCAGCTTTTGGTCATTTATCTTTTCTGGTATCTCTTAGCTTGTTTGACAGGATTAACCATGACGCAGAGTGCGTGGTGTGTGCCGGCGTTATATATTTTGTACAGTTATTTATAG